From the Lathyrus oleraceus cultivar Zhongwan6 chromosome 4, CAAS_Psat_ZW6_1.0, whole genome shotgun sequence genome, one window contains:
- the LOC127075879 gene encoding BON1-associated protein 2: MGLTSRTLEITVISGENIHVTEDAYVVVRGESLDCYTTKTVKDNKSSFLSWDEMFLLDMPLHARSITFEVQCKRFKSVRPIGVARIAVADFLSGIESENCMQVLSYRLRDWEGKKNGVIHFGVRVVVPEKISVTVAEKETVVNGKNYSDRLTGMDFGGKNSNGVVVGIPFWWNYPNII, from the coding sequence ATGGGTTTAACCTCACGCACACTAGAAATCACAGTTATATCAGGTGAAAACATTCATGTAACCGAGGACGCATATGTTGTCGTTCGAGGTGAGTCTCTTGATTGTTACACGACAAAAACTGTGAAAGATAACAAATCGAGTTTTCTTTCATGGGATGAGATGTTTTTGTTGGACATGCCATTGCATGCAAGGTCAATCACGTTTGAAGTGCAATGCAAGAGATTCAAAAGTGTTCGGCCTATTGGAGTGGCGAGAATCGCGGTTGCGGACTTTCTCAGCGGCATCGAATCGGAAAACTGTATGCAAGTTTTGAGCTATAGATTGAGGGATTGGGAAGGGAAGAAAAATGGAGTTATTCATTTTGGTGTGAGGGTGGTTGTGCCGGAGAAAATTTCAGTTACGGTGGCGGAAAAGGAAACTGTGGTGAATGGAAAGAATTATAGTGACCGTTTGACTGGAATGGATTTTGGTGGCAAGAACTCTAATGGTGTTGTTGTTGGTATTCCGTTTTGGTGGAACTACCCTAACATTATTTAA
- the LOC127075880 gene encoding BON1-associated protein 2, giving the protein MGLTSRTLEITVISGENIHVTEDAYVVVRGESLDCYTTKTVKDNKSSFLSWDEMFLLDMPLHARSITFEVQCKRFKSVRPIGVARIAVADFLSGIESENCMQVLSYRLRDWEGKKNGVIHFGVRVVVPEKISVTVAEKETVVNGKSYSDRLTGMDFGGKNSNGVVVGIPFWWNYPNII; this is encoded by the coding sequence ATGGGTTTAACCTCACGCACACTAGAAATCACAGTTATATCAGGTGAAAACATTCATGTAACCGAGGACGCATATGTTGTCGTTCGAGGTGAGTCTCTTGATTGTTACACGACAAAAACTGTGAAAGATAACAAATCGAGTTTTCTTTCATGGGATGAGATGTTTTTGTTGGACATGCCATTGCATGCAAGGTCAATCACGTTTGAAGTGCAATGCAAGAGATTCAAAAGTGTTCGGCCTATTGGAGTGGCGAGAATCGCGGTTGCGGACTTTCTCAGCGGCATCGAATCGGAAAACTGTATGCAAGTTTTGAGCTATAGATTGAGGGATTGGGAAGGGAAGAAAAATGGAGTTATTCATTTTGGTGTGAGGGTGGTTGTGCCGGAGAAAATTTCAGTTACGGTGGCGGAAAAGGAAACTGTGGTGAATGGAAAGAGTTATAGTGACCGTTTGACTGGAATGGATTTTGGTGGCAAGAACTCTAATGGTGTTGTTGTTGGTATTCCGTTTTGGTGGAACTACCCTAACATTATTTAA